In the genome of Sciurus carolinensis chromosome 3, mSciCar1.2, whole genome shotgun sequence, one region contains:
- the Mmp28 gene encoding matrix metalloproteinase-28 isoform X2: MVARVGLLLRALQLLLWGVLDAEPAERVGRELRKEAEAFLEKYGYLSERVSRAPTSTQFSNAIREFQWVSQLPVSGVLDHATLQQMTRPRCGVSDTDSHTTWTERMSALFAGRRAKMRHKKRFAKQGNKWYKQHLSYRLVNWPERLPEPVVRGAVHAAFQLWSNVSALEFWEAPATGPADIRLTFFQGDHNDGLNNAFDGPGGALAHAFLPRRGEAHFDLDERWSLSRRRGRNLFVVLAHEIGHTLGLTHSPAPRALMAPYYKRLGRDALLSWDDVLAVQSLYDGEQQLYIFKGSYFWEVAPDGNVSEPRPLQDRWPGLPPNIEAAAVSLDDGDFYFFKGSRCWRFRGTKSMWGFSQLCRAGGLPRHPDAALFFPPLHRIVLFKGARYYVLAQGGLQVEPYYPRSLQDWKGVPEEVSGALPRKDGSIIFFRDDGYWRLDQTKLRVTTSGRWATELPWMGCWHANSGGTLF; the protein is encoded by the exons GCATTCCTGGAGAAGTACGGCTACCTCAGCGAACGTGTCTCCAGAGCCCCCACTTCTACCCAATTCAGCAATGCCATCAG AGAGTTCCAGTGGGTGTCCCAGCTGCCCGTCAGTGGCGTGCTCGACCATGCCACCCTGCAGCAGATGACACGTCCCCGCTGTGGGGTCTCAGATACTGACAGTCACACAACCTGGACAGAGAGGATGAGTGCGCTGTTTGCTGGACGCCGGGCCAAAATGAGGCATAAAAAACGCTTTGCAAAGCAAG GCAACAAATGGTACAAGCAGCACCTCTCTTACCGCCTGGTGAACTGGCCTGAGCGCCTGCCGGAACCAGTAGTTCGGGGAGCCGTGCATGCTGCCTTCCAGCTGTGGAGCAACGTCTCGGCGCTGGAGTTCTGGGAGGCCCCAGCCACTGGCCCTGCTGACATCCGCCTCACCTTCTTCCAAGGGGACCACAACGATGGGCTGAACAATGCTTTCGATGGCCCAG GGGGCGCCCTAGCGCACGCCTTCCTGCCCAGACGCGGCGAAGCGCACTTCGACCTGGATGAGCGCTGGTCTCTGAGCCGCCGCCGCGGGCGCAATCTATTCGTGGTGTTGGCGCATGAGATTGGCCACACGCTCGGCCTCACCCACTCGCCGGCACCGCGCGCGCTCATGGCCCCCTACTACAAGAGGCTGGGTCGCGACGCGCTGCTCAGCTGGGACGACGTGCTGGCGGTGCAGAGCCTGTATG ATGGGGAACAACAACTGTACATCTTTAAAGGAAGCTACTTCTGGGAGGTGGCGCCTGATGGCAATGTCTCAGAGCCCCGCCCACTACAGGACAGGTGGCCTGGGCTGCCCCCCAACATTGAGGCTGCTGCAGTGTCATTGGACGATGGAGACTTCTACTTCTTCAAAG GGAGTCGATGCTGGAGGTTCCGGGGCACCAAGTCAATGTGGGGTTTCTCACAGCTGTGCCGGGCTGGGGGTCTGCCCCGCCATCCTGATGCggccctcttcttccctcctctgcaCCGCATTGTCCTCTTCAAGGGTGCCCGCTACTATGTGCTGGCCCAAGGAGGACTGCAAGTGGAGCCCTACTACCCCCGCAGTTTGCAGGACTGGAAGGGTGTCCCTGAAGAGGTCAGCGGTGCCTTGCCAAGGAAGGATGGCTCCATCATTTTCTTCAGAGATGACGGCTACTGGCGCCTGGACCAAACCAAACTGCGAGTGACCACCTCAGGCCGCTGGGCCACCGAGTTGCCCTGGATGGGCTGCTGGCATGCCAACTCAGGAGGCACCCTGTTCTGA
- the Mmp28 gene encoding matrix metalloproteinase-28 isoform X1 gives MVARVGLLLRALQLLLWGVLDAEPAERVGRELRKEAEAFLEKYGYLSERVSRAPTSTQFSNAIREFQWVSQLPVSGVLDHATLQQMTRPRCGVSDTDSHTTWTERMSALFAGRRAKMRHKKRFAKQGNKWYKQHLSYRLVNWPERLPEPVVRGAVHAAFQLWSNVSALEFWEAPATGPADIRLTFFQGDHNDGLNNAFDGPGGALAHAFLPRRGEAHFDLDERWSLSRRRGRNLFVVLAHEIGHTLGLTHSPAPRALMAPYYKRLGRDALLSWDDVLAVQSLYGKPLGGSMAIQLPGKLFTDFEAWNPHNSQGRHPETQGPKYCHSSFDAITADGEQQLYIFKGSYFWEVAPDGNVSEPRPLQDRWPGLPPNIEAAAVSLDDGDFYFFKGSRCWRFRGTKSMWGFSQLCRAGGLPRHPDAALFFPPLHRIVLFKGARYYVLAQGGLQVEPYYPRSLQDWKGVPEEVSGALPRKDGSIIFFRDDGYWRLDQTKLRVTTSGRWATELPWMGCWHANSGGTLF, from the exons GCATTCCTGGAGAAGTACGGCTACCTCAGCGAACGTGTCTCCAGAGCCCCCACTTCTACCCAATTCAGCAATGCCATCAG AGAGTTCCAGTGGGTGTCCCAGCTGCCCGTCAGTGGCGTGCTCGACCATGCCACCCTGCAGCAGATGACACGTCCCCGCTGTGGGGTCTCAGATACTGACAGTCACACAACCTGGACAGAGAGGATGAGTGCGCTGTTTGCTGGACGCCGGGCCAAAATGAGGCATAAAAAACGCTTTGCAAAGCAAG GCAACAAATGGTACAAGCAGCACCTCTCTTACCGCCTGGTGAACTGGCCTGAGCGCCTGCCGGAACCAGTAGTTCGGGGAGCCGTGCATGCTGCCTTCCAGCTGTGGAGCAACGTCTCGGCGCTGGAGTTCTGGGAGGCCCCAGCCACTGGCCCTGCTGACATCCGCCTCACCTTCTTCCAAGGGGACCACAACGATGGGCTGAACAATGCTTTCGATGGCCCAG GGGGCGCCCTAGCGCACGCCTTCCTGCCCAGACGCGGCGAAGCGCACTTCGACCTGGATGAGCGCTGGTCTCTGAGCCGCCGCCGCGGGCGCAATCTATTCGTGGTGTTGGCGCATGAGATTGGCCACACGCTCGGCCTCACCCACTCGCCGGCACCGCGCGCGCTCATGGCCCCCTACTACAAGAGGCTGGGTCGCGACGCGCTGCTCAGCTGGGACGACGTGCTGGCGGTGCAGAGCCTGTATG GGAAGCCCCTAGGGGGCTCAATGGCCATCCAACTCCCAGGAAAGTTGTTCACCGACTTTGAGGCCTGGAATCCCCATAACTCCCAGGGTAGGCACCCTGAAACCCAGGGTCCTAAATACTGCCACTCTTCCTTCGATGCTATCACTGCAG ATGGGGAACAACAACTGTACATCTTTAAAGGAAGCTACTTCTGGGAGGTGGCGCCTGATGGCAATGTCTCAGAGCCCCGCCCACTACAGGACAGGTGGCCTGGGCTGCCCCCCAACATTGAGGCTGCTGCAGTGTCATTGGACGATGGAGACTTCTACTTCTTCAAAG GGAGTCGATGCTGGAGGTTCCGGGGCACCAAGTCAATGTGGGGTTTCTCACAGCTGTGCCGGGCTGGGGGTCTGCCCCGCCATCCTGATGCggccctcttcttccctcctctgcaCCGCATTGTCCTCTTCAAGGGTGCCCGCTACTATGTGCTGGCCCAAGGAGGACTGCAAGTGGAGCCCTACTACCCCCGCAGTTTGCAGGACTGGAAGGGTGTCCCTGAAGAGGTCAGCGGTGCCTTGCCAAGGAAGGATGGCTCCATCATTTTCTTCAGAGATGACGGCTACTGGCGCCTGGACCAAACCAAACTGCGAGTGACCACCTCAGGCCGCTGGGCCACCGAGTTGCCCTGGATGGGCTGCTGGCATGCCAACTCAGGAGGCACCCTGTTCTGA
- the C3H17orf50 gene encoding uncharacterized protein C17orf50 homolog, translating to MYEENSDCMQLVPKTQGWASHTHRSSETCSSQVYPGPPPGPALSCSSLVGVKTPLWKKELEEETWASEAAQEKAEEGSEEDDQNLTADSAAEDAEETRQAETESRERLSVSYYPLRQESSTQQVALLRRADSGFWGWFSPFALLGSLAAPADRKRSLPEEPCVLETRRQSRRWGCARCEILFCKKCRSLHSHPAYVAHCVLEHPDQGPPNLVSRSIS from the exons ATGTATGAAGAGAACAGTGACTGTATGCAGTTGGTGCCCAAGACACAGGG CTGGGCATCTCATACACACCGTTCTTCAGAGACCTGCAGCAGTCAAGTGTACCCAGGTCCTCCTCCAGGACCTGCACTGAGCTGCTCCTCGCTCGTAGGTGTGAAGACCCCCTTGTGGAAGAAGGAGCTGGAGGAAGAGACTTGGGCCAGCGAGGCGGCGCAGGAGAAAGCGGAGGAGGGGTCGGAGGAAGACGACCAGAATCTGACAGCAGATAGCGCGGCAGAGGACGCGGAGGAGACGCGCCAGGCAGAGACCGAGAGCCGTGAGCGGCTCTCGGTGTCCTACTACCCGCTGCGCCAGGAGTCCAGCACCCAGCAGGTGGCGCTGCTGCGGCGCGCGGACAGCGGCTTCTGGGGCTGGTTCAGCCCGTTCGCGCTGCTTGGCAGCCTGGCTGCTCCTGCCGACAG GAAGCGGAGCCTCCCGGAGGAGCCGTGCGTGCTGGAGACACGGCGACAGTCGCGCCGCTGGGGCTGTGCGCGCTGCGAGATCCTTTTTTGCAAGAAATGCAGGAGCCTGCACAGCCACCCGGCTTACGTGGCGCACTGTGTCCTGGAACACCCGGATCAGG GTCCTCCTAACCTGGTGAGCAGAAGCATCTCCTAG